One window of the Pleurocapsa minor HA4230-MV1 genome contains the following:
- a CDS encoding fasciclin domain-containing protein, protein MPDIVDIAVNTEGFSTLVAAVTAANLVETLKTPGPFTVFAPTDDAFAKLPPGTVQTLVQNPPQLARILTYHVVSGKLMKADLAKLESVISVEGAPISLDFTDNFEVKNATVIAADIEADNGVIHVIDNVILMG, encoded by the coding sequence ATGCCCGATATTGTTGATATTGCAGTAAACACAGAAGGATTTAGTACATTAGTTGCTGCCGTAACAGCAGCTAACTTAGTTGAAACTTTGAAAACTCCAGGCCCTTTCACTGTTTTTGCTCCCACTGATGATGCCTTTGCTAAACTTCCCCCTGGTACAGTTCAAACTTTAGTGCAAAATCCGCCTCAACTAGCAAGAATTTTAACTTATCATGTTGTTTCTGGTAAATTAATGAAAGCTGATTTAGCCAAACTTGAGTCAGTTATTTCTGTTGAAGGTGCGCCTATTTCCCTCGATTTTACTGATAATTTTGAAGTTAAGAATGCCACCGTAATTGCAGCAGATATTGAAGCGGATAACGGCGTAATTCACGTAATCGATAATGTTATTTTAATGGGATAA
- a CDS encoding (2Fe-2S) ferredoxin domain-containing protein: MTSETDLSAIAHNPSSPTSGKKVVVCRGRSCRKYQAQTVWQNFAQNLPPGVELISVPCLGQCGNGSMVVIEPDRVWYWQVHPDEVDTVIKQHLIGKSPVKAMLYPKFHQ; the protein is encoded by the coding sequence ATGACATCAGAAACAGATTTATCAGCGATCGCTCATAATCCATCATCTCCAACATCTGGGAAAAAAGTAGTAGTTTGTCGCGGGCGTAGCTGCCGTAAATACCAGGCGCAGACTGTATGGCAGAATTTTGCCCAAAACTTACCTCCAGGGGTTGAACTGATCTCTGTTCCTTGTCTAGGACAGTGTGGAAATGGTTCAATGGTTGTTATAGAACCAGATCGAGTTTGGTACTGGCAAGTTCACCCCGATGAAGTTGACACCGTAATTAAGCAACATCTGATCGGGAAATCTCCTGTTAAGGCGATGTTGTATCCCAAATTTCATCAGTAA
- a CDS encoding ferrochelatase produces MVTIPHQSASTVHEHHHHHESDHNQNNRVAVLLMGYGEVESYADFANYNEQALNLLTAKFAPVPTWIYPAIAKLLAIFDLHEWSHQHNNFISPHNAIFEEQRVGIEKELKETWGEKIAVFKAFNFCAPHLPEQVLAEIKEQGFEKILIYPLLVVDSIFTSGIAVEQVNKALAQQADGDTHWLKSSRYIPSFFNKPEYINLMAQMVEEKIEAELAQGHLASQIGIVLMNHGCPHKAKGFTSGIDESQAMYELVREKLIDKYPLISVGWLNHDTPLIEWTQPNAKLAAQNLIGLGATSIVMMPIGFATENHETLLDVDHIIHSLQHKHSDVTFIQMPCVNSHPEFMHMAAEWANPQIEALLGESGNTVNPQLAKTQATHHHHHH; encoded by the coding sequence GTGGTTACAATCCCTCATCAATCAGCCTCTACAGTTCATGAGCATCATCATCATCATGAATCCGATCATAATCAAAACAATCGAGTAGCCGTATTATTAATGGGCTATGGCGAAGTAGAAAGTTATGCAGACTTTGCTAACTACAACGAACAGGCGCTCAATCTTTTGACGGCTAAATTTGCCCCCGTACCTACCTGGATTTATCCAGCGATCGCCAAATTATTAGCAATTTTTGACCTTCACGAATGGAGTCATCAGCACAATAATTTTATTTCCCCCCACAACGCCATCTTTGAAGAGCAAAGAGTAGGTATTGAAAAAGAACTTAAAGAAACCTGGGGTGAAAAGATAGCAGTCTTTAAAGCATTTAACTTCTGTGCGCCTCATTTACCCGAGCAGGTATTGGCTGAAATTAAAGAGCAAGGTTTTGAGAAGATTTTAATTTATCCTTTGCTAGTAGTTGATTCTATTTTCACTAGCGGTATTGCTGTCGAGCAGGTGAATAAAGCCTTGGCACAGCAAGCAGATGGAGATACTCATTGGTTAAAAAGTTCCCGTTACATTCCTTCCTTCTTCAACAAGCCAGAATATATTAATTTGATGGCGCAGATGGTGGAAGAAAAGATTGAAGCAGAGTTAGCTCAAGGGCATTTAGCTTCACAAATTGGGATCGTCTTAATGAATCATGGCTGTCCCCATAAAGCCAAAGGATTTACTTCAGGCATTGATGAAAGTCAAGCTATGTATGAATTGGTTAGAGAAAAACTAATTGATAAATATCCGCTTATTTCTGTCGGCTGGCTCAACCACGACACGCCTCTAATTGAGTGGACACAGCCCAACGCTAAGCTAGCTGCTCAAAATCTGATTGGGTTAGGAGCAACTTCGATTGTGATGATGCCCATTGGTTTTGCGACTGAAAACCACGAAACTCTACTAGATGTAGATCATATTATCCATAGTCTTCAGCACAAGCATTCTGACGTTACTTTTATTCAGATGCCCTGCGTCAATAGCCATCCTGAATTTATGCACATGGCAGCGGAGTGGGCAAATCCTCAGATTGAAGCTTTATTAGGGGAATCTGGTAATACGGTAAATCCTCAGCTAGCTAAAACCCAAGCTACTCATCACCATCATCATCACTAA
- the menH gene encoding 2-succinyl-6-hydroxy-2,4-cyclohexadiene-1-carboxylate synthase, with the protein MGDCHDFDRVINNLSGFCCLAVDLPGHGQTIVEEDSDYQMPNVAQALINLLVELNIKQCILVGYSMGGRIALYLAIYFPQYFPGVILESASPGLSSQLERDRRRAKDSKLAEQLESSDFDFANFLQQWYSNPLFASLRKHPHYPQAIARRLCNDPNQLAKSLRSIGLGTQPTLWKSLPEIQIPLLLIVGELDPKFIKINQVMANCCPQASLYRIDNTGHNVHFEAPLQFSKLLKYFATNLSLTVDFN; encoded by the coding sequence ATGGGAGACTGTCATGATTTTGATCGGGTTATTAATAACTTGTCAGGGTTTTGCTGTCTAGCTGTAGATTTACCTGGTCATGGTCAGACTATAGTAGAAGAGGATAGCGATTATCAGATGCCGAATGTTGCTCAAGCACTAATTAACTTATTAGTCGAGTTAAACATCAAGCAATGTATTCTAGTGGGTTATTCGATGGGAGGCAGAATTGCTCTTTATCTAGCTATTTATTTTCCTCAGTATTTTCCAGGAGTAATCTTAGAATCTGCTTCCCCAGGATTATCTAGTCAGTTAGAGCGCGATCGCCGTAGAGCAAAAGATTCAAAGCTGGCAGAGCAACTAGAGTCATCAGATTTTGATTTTGCTAATTTTCTCCAACAATGGTACAGCAACCCGTTATTTGCATCCTTGAGAAAGCATCCTCATTATCCCCAGGCGATCGCCAGAAGATTGTGTAACGATCCTAATCAGCTAGCCAAGTCCTTACGCTCGATCGGTTTAGGGACACAGCCTACACTATGGAAAAGTCTTCCAGAGATACAGATTCCCCTGCTACTGATTGTGGGAGAGTTAGATCCCAAATTTATCAAGATTAACCAAGTAATGGCTAATTGTTGTCCGCAGGCTAGTTTGTACAGGATCGATAATACTGGACACAATGTTCATTTTGAAGCTCCTTTGCAGTTCAGTAAACTGCTTAAATATTTTGCTACCAATTTGTCATTAACAGTAGACTTTAATTAA
- a CDS encoding GAF domain-containing protein yields the protein MSIQPSLSLTEISANGSAAKTILTELFSNLRDVKTEEDILQAGVSIVRQALKCDRAVVYSMQAESYCKIVAEAVTPGYTQILGRTIKDPCFEAGYIEKYSKGRVRAITDIHKSGINPCHIENLEKIEVKSNLVVPIVRQDNSLYGLLVMHQCSRSREWQQSEVEFVLHVSGWLIEELAKHEYYSALELQVKNAKEARQLVTTATQQIHRAVNSQEALQFGVLQAKEIINCDRVVIYGLQEGNMGKIVAEATAPALAPILGNVIKDPCFEYRYSEQYESGRVRATPNVFEAGLSECYIDSLAKIGVRSNLVAGINWDNGKIFGLLVAHQCFDFKDWQPDEIENFKEIAFHTGLSLSKAIVKERTYTIETGLHQLSHVKDTVNLAKSKIEQIKQPMQDTGKILVEINNLNKLLEREIDQINQNGLAQTKKDTKLIQIIARKLISITSKIKNSLTTVNTSSNEAKLFLDEASAYIDGNQSEFD from the coding sequence ATGAGTATTCAACCATCACTATCGTTGACGGAAATATCGGCTAATGGTTCGGCAGCCAAAACAATTTTGACCGAATTGTTTAGTAATTTGCGCGATGTTAAGACAGAAGAAGATATTCTACAAGCTGGAGTTAGCATTGTTCGTCAAGCTCTCAAATGCGATCGCGCTGTTGTCTATAGTATGCAAGCAGAATCCTACTGTAAAATCGTCGCCGAAGCAGTAACTCCTGGCTATACGCAAATTTTGGGTAGGACAATTAAAGATCCTTGCTTTGAGGCGGGCTATATTGAAAAGTATAGTAAAGGTCGAGTGCGGGCAATTACTGATATTCATAAATCGGGAATCAATCCTTGTCATATTGAAAACCTGGAAAAAATTGAGGTTAAATCGAATTTGGTGGTGCCAATTGTCCGTCAGGATAACTCCTTATATGGATTATTGGTCATGCATCAATGTTCGAGAAGTAGAGAGTGGCAACAGTCGGAGGTAGAGTTTGTTCTTCATGTGTCTGGTTGGCTGATTGAAGAACTTGCTAAACATGAGTATTATTCGGCTTTAGAATTGCAGGTAAAAAATGCTAAGGAAGCTCGACAGCTAGTTACCACCGCAACACAACAAATTCATCGAGCCGTAAATAGTCAGGAAGCTTTACAGTTTGGGGTATTGCAAGCCAAGGAAATAATTAATTGCGATCGCGTTGTAATCTATGGATTGCAAGAGGGAAATATGGGTAAAATTGTCGCCGAAGCTACTGCTCCTGCTTTAGCACCGATTTTAGGCAATGTAATTAAAGATCCCTGTTTTGAATACCGTTACTCAGAGCAATACGAGAGTGGGCGAGTTCGGGCAACACCTAACGTTTTTGAAGCTGGCCTGAGCGAATGCTACATTGATAGTCTTGCTAAAATAGGCGTCAGATCTAATTTGGTTGCAGGGATCAATTGGGACAACGGTAAGATTTTTGGTTTATTAGTAGCTCATCAATGCTTCGATTTTAAAGATTGGCAGCCAGACGAAATTGAAAACTTTAAAGAGATCGCTTTCCATACTGGATTGTCTCTGTCAAAAGCGATCGTCAAAGAGCGCACTTATACAATTGAAACAGGGCTACATCAGCTAAGTCACGTCAAGGATACAGTTAATTTGGCGAAATCCAAGATCGAGCAGATTAAGCAGCCAATGCAGGATACTGGCAAAATTTTAGTTGAAATCAACAATCTTAATAAGCTGCTAGAACGAGAAATCGATCAGATTAATCAAAATGGCTTAGCGCAGACGAAAAAAGATACTAAGTTAATTCAGATTATTGCCCGCAAATTAATTTCAATCACCTCGAAAATTAAAAACTCTCTAACTACAGTTAATACTAGTAGTAATGAAGCAAAACTATTTCTAGATGAGGCGAGCGCTTATATTGATGGGAATCAATCTGAATTTGATTGA
- a CDS encoding MATE family efflux transporter, with protein sequence MTLKTSPIYQESKKLLQLVIPLASAQVAQSLIGFVDTLMMGRLGATTLAAGGLASITFMTLTSVVGAVIMAVTPLIAEADGAQKKHRVATITSQGFYLVIILTMPLAIIIANLDRLLLAMGQDPVTIALADTYLDIMAWGCFPILGFMLLRGVASGLSHARPLMLIVMGGTICNIVGNYVLAFGKFGFPRLEIAGLAIASVITLWLMFLALVVYLLRHPRLKTYRLFAQLGQFQSVIFLKLIRLGTPIGIFIALESGLFAVVTYLMGALGTETLAAHQIVLQTIVIIFMIPLGISYATTIRVGQALGKNDLVGIQRATALSIILGLIFNLIIAIAICIFPQLVIGLYLDLRDPANLAVITMAVPMLTIGVVALILDGMQKIIYGALQGLQDTQIPVLLSIPAFWGIGLTTGYILGFNYGMGGKGLWIGQSLGLAIAAILFLIRLLQIFNRFKFKAIAIIDNTK encoded by the coding sequence TTGACTTTAAAAACCAGTCCAATTTATCAGGAGAGCAAAAAACTACTCCAGTTAGTAATTCCTCTGGCTAGCGCCCAAGTGGCTCAGTCTCTCATCGGTTTTGTCGATACTTTAATGATGGGTCGTTTAGGAGCGACAACCCTTGCTGCGGGAGGGCTTGCCAGCATTACCTTTATGACTTTAACTAGTGTAGTTGGTGCAGTAATCATGGCTGTAACGCCTCTAATTGCTGAGGCTGATGGTGCGCAGAAAAAGCATCGAGTTGCGACCATTACTAGCCAAGGATTTTATCTCGTAATAATTTTAACCATGCCCCTCGCCATAATTATTGCCAATCTAGACCGTCTATTACTAGCCATGGGGCAAGATCCTGTCACCATTGCCCTGGCTGATACTTATCTGGACATCATGGCTTGGGGGTGCTTTCCTATTTTGGGATTTATGCTCTTGCGAGGAGTTGCCTCTGGTTTATCTCATGCTCGTCCCTTGATGCTAATTGTAATGGGGGGGACGATCTGTAATATTGTGGGCAACTATGTACTTGCTTTTGGTAAGTTTGGTTTTCCCCGCTTAGAAATTGCAGGTTTAGCGATCGCCAGCGTAATTACCCTTTGGCTCATGTTTTTGGCTCTGGTAGTCTATCTGCTCCGACATCCACGACTTAAAACCTACCGTCTTTTTGCTCAGTTGGGTCAATTTCAGTCAGTTATCTTCCTCAAGCTGATTCGTCTTGGCACACCGATTGGCATTTTTATTGCCTTGGAGTCAGGATTATTTGCCGTGGTTACTTATCTTATGGGTGCATTGGGTACAGAGACTTTGGCTGCTCATCAAATAGTACTGCAAACTATCGTAATTATCTTTATGATTCCTTTGGGCATCTCTTACGCTACAACCATCAGAGTCGGTCAAGCTTTAGGCAAAAATGACCTGGTTGGTATTCAACGAGCTACTGCTCTCAGTATTATCTTAGGATTGATATTTAATCTAATAATCGCGATCGCCATCTGTATTTTTCCCCAATTAGTTATCGGACTCTATCTTGACCTCAGAGATCCTGCTAATTTAGCCGTAATTACAATGGCTGTGCCGATGCTGACTATCGGTGTGGTGGCACTAATCCTCGACGGGATGCAAAAAATTATTTATGGCGCACTCCAGGGACTCCAGGACACACAGATTCCCGTGCTACTGAGTATTCCTGCTTTTTGGGGGATTGGCTTAACTACAGGCTATATTTTGGGCTTTAACTACGGTATGGGAGGAAAGGGTTTATGGATTGGACAGTCTCTGGGCTTAGCGATCGCCGCCATCTTGTTTTTAATCCGTTTGCTCCAGATCTTTAATCGCTTTAAATTTAAAGCGATCGCGATTATAGACAACACCAAATAA
- the ilvC gene encoding ketol-acid reductoisomerase gives MARMYYDEDANLDLLKDKTVAIIGYGSQGHAHALNLKDSGVNVIVGLYPGSKSKATAEADGLKVHPVEDAAKAADLIMILLPDEVQKQVYTEQIAPHLSDGKILAFAHGFNIHFGQIVPPQGVDVMMVAPKGPGHLVRRTYTQGQGVPCLFAVYQDATGQARDRAMAYAKGVGGTRAGILETSFREETETDLFGEQAVLCGGLSALIKTGFETLVEAGYQPELAYFECLHEVKLIVDLIVEGGLAKMRDSISTTAEYGDYTRGPRIVNEQTRAEMRKILREIQQGDFARDFILENQAGKPGFTATRRLEAEHPIEEVGKDVRAHFSWLKNN, from the coding sequence ATGGCGCGGATGTATTACGACGAGGATGCTAACCTAGATCTCTTAAAAGATAAAACGGTAGCAATTATCGGTTATGGTTCTCAAGGACATGCTCACGCACTCAACTTAAAAGATAGCGGTGTTAATGTCATTGTAGGTTTATATCCTGGCAGTAAATCGAAAGCTACGGCAGAAGCAGACGGATTGAAAGTTCATCCTGTAGAAGATGCAGCTAAAGCAGCAGATCTAATTATGATTCTGCTACCAGATGAAGTCCAAAAACAAGTTTATACCGAACAGATTGCCCCACACCTTAGTGATGGTAAAATCTTAGCCTTTGCTCACGGGTTTAATATTCACTTCGGACAAATTGTCCCTCCTCAAGGTGTAGACGTAATGATGGTTGCGCCTAAAGGGCCAGGACATCTAGTTAGACGTACCTATACTCAAGGACAGGGTGTACCTTGCTTATTTGCAGTCTATCAAGACGCTACAGGTCAGGCACGCGATCGCGCTATGGCTTATGCTAAAGGTGTCGGTGGTACTAGAGCAGGAATTTTAGAAACTTCCTTTAGAGAAGAAACTGAAACTGATTTATTTGGTGAACAAGCGGTACTTTGTGGCGGTCTCAGCGCCTTAATCAAGACAGGTTTTGAAACTTTGGTCGAAGCTGGTTATCAGCCTGAATTAGCTTATTTTGAATGTCTACATGAAGTTAAGCTGATCGTCGATTTAATCGTGGAAGGCGGGTTGGCTAAAATGCGTGATAGTATTTCCACTACAGCAGAATACGGCGACTATACTCGCGGCCCTAGAATCGTCAATGAACAAACCCGCGCTGAAATGCGTAAAATTCTGCGAGAAATTCAACAAGGAGATTTCGCCCGCGACTTTATTTTAGAAAATCAAGCAGGTAAACCAGGATTTACGGCAACTCGTCGCTTAGAAGCAGAACATCCAATTGAAGAAGTGGGTAAAGATGTTCGCGCTCACTTTAGCTGGTTGAAAAATAATTAA